The Tubulanus polymorphus chromosome 1, tnTubPoly1.2, whole genome shotgun sequence genome contains a region encoding:
- the LOC141911414 gene encoding uncharacterized protein LOC141911414: MALSRCWILVFGCLSILLPIIQGRNFQNIFLQKDESTAKESESIRLTATGRLDCAMKCLARLPCKALSWVRPTCKLFDKVPSSNGSEMQWEFYKVVTRVK; the protein is encoded by the exons ATGGCGCTTTCTAGATGTTGGATACTTGTGTTTGGGTGCCTGTCCATCTTGCTCCCAATTATACAGG gtagaaattttcaaaatatctttctgcAAAAGGATGAATCGACTGCTAAAGAATCCGAATCCATTCGTTTGACGGCAACTGGGAGGCTGGATTGTGCCATGAAATGTTTGGCTCGACTGCCGTGTAAAGCGTTATCCTGGGTGCGGCCTACTTGTAAACTGTTCGACAAAGTTCCCTCGTCGAATGGCTCAGAAATGCAGTGGGAGTTTTATAAAGTTGTAACTCGCGTCAAGTAA